The following proteins are co-located in the Deltaproteobacteria bacterium genome:
- a CDS encoding hydrogenase iron-sulfur subunit yields MSRMQYTTDIRVIRIMCTGRMDPAVMADAFVHGLDGLLVLGCLFGECHYVSGNFNASHKVNMTKEMLAYAGMNPGRLSFRNLSSAEADVFVKHVTDFSKEIRELGPLGGEADKFPLPKLKEKLEIARTSLAGPKLRWVVGKKPVFIDTGNKYHEIFTEHEINRTLGGIVIDEMATHSILAALQNEPASVKELAEKLEIPAPETLKYVLGLKRRGFLELESVKDRSPLYKYVEQEG; encoded by the coding sequence GTGTCCAGGATGCAATACACAACGGATATCAGGGTCATTCGCATAATGTGCACGGGAAGGATGGACCCTGCGGTGATGGCGGATGCCTTTGTTCATGGCCTCGACGGGTTGTTGGTGCTCGGCTGCCTTTTCGGCGAATGTCACTATGTGAGCGGCAATTTTAACGCCAGTCACAAGGTGAATATGACCAAAGAAATGCTCGCTTATGCAGGGATGAATCCAGGGCGGTTGTCATTTCGTAACCTCTCTTCGGCCGAAGCTGACGTGTTTGTCAAGCATGTCACCGATTTTTCCAAAGAAATAAGAGAACTCGGACCTCTCGGGGGCGAGGCTGATAAGTTCCCCTTGCCAAAGCTAAAGGAAAAGCTTGAGATTGCCAGGACCTCCCTCGCAGGGCCCAAGTTGCGCTGGGTTGTGGGGAAAAAGCCTGTCTTCATTGATACGGGTAACAAGTATCATGAGATCTTCACCGAGCACGAGATAAACCGGACCTTAGGCGGCATAGTTATTGACGAGATGGCCACCCATTCCATTTTAGCGGCTTTGCAAAATGAACCGGCTTCGGTTAAGGAACTCGCGGAAAAGCTTGAGATCCCGGCCCCGGAGACCTTGAAATACGTGCTCGGTTTGAAGCGACGCGGTTTTCTGGAATTGGAGAGTGTAAAAGATCGTTCACCTTTGTATAAATATGTCGAACAAGAGGGATAA